From one Trueperella pyogenes genomic stretch:
- a CDS encoding gluconeogenesis factor YvcK family protein, giving the protein MSDGGARGCKVVALGGGHGLFATLSALRLLTRNITAIVTVADDGGSSGRLREEFNILPPGDLRMALSALCDDGEWGLTWRDVLQYRFTSDGPLNGHSLGNLLITGVWDLLGDQVEGLDLVGRLLDTKGRVLPMAATPLRIEADVVDDQGEHTISGQVGVATCHAHIKQVRIFPTSPPAVPEAIEAIYDADWVIFGPGSWFTSVIPHLLVPELYEALIATQAQRALLLNLVTDAETHTLSPSDHVRSFHEHAPNLTLDRILIDEHASADWNDLRRAACECGAEVLARPLADRNDSARHDALFLASALREILNPR; this is encoded by the coding sequence ATGAGCGACGGCGGTGCACGCGGCTGCAAGGTAGTAGCCCTGGGCGGGGGACACGGCCTGTTCGCTACGCTCAGTGCCCTGCGGCTGCTGACGCGCAATATAACGGCGATCGTCACGGTAGCAGACGACGGCGGCAGCTCGGGTCGCCTGCGCGAGGAGTTTAATATCTTGCCGCCGGGCGATTTGCGCATGGCGCTTTCGGCTCTGTGCGACGACGGCGAATGGGGCCTGACGTGGCGCGACGTGTTGCAATACCGTTTCACTTCTGACGGCCCGCTCAATGGCCACTCGTTGGGAAATTTGCTTATTACGGGCGTGTGGGATTTGCTCGGCGATCAGGTAGAAGGCCTGGACCTCGTTGGGCGGCTCCTGGATACCAAGGGCCGGGTGCTTCCCATGGCCGCGACTCCGCTACGTATCGAAGCCGACGTCGTGGACGATCAGGGCGAACATACGATTTCGGGTCAGGTCGGCGTTGCGACCTGCCACGCGCACATCAAGCAGGTGCGAATCTTTCCTACCAGCCCTCCGGCCGTCCCGGAGGCGATTGAGGCTATTTACGACGCCGACTGGGTGATTTTCGGACCAGGATCTTGGTTCACCTCGGTCATCCCGCATTTGCTTGTTCCCGAGCTGTATGAAGCGTTGATTGCTACGCAAGCACAGCGCGCTTTGCTCCTCAATCTCGTCACCGATGCGGAGACGCACACGCTCTCGCCTTCCGATCACGTGCGTTCGTTCCATGAGCACGCGCCGAACCTGACGTTAGACAGGATTCTTATCGACGAACACGCCTCAGCCGATTGGAATGATCTTAGGCGTGCAGCTTGTGAATGTGGGGCGGAGGTTTTGGCGCGGCCTCTGGCAGACAGGAACGATTCCGCTCGTCACGATGCACTTTTCCTGGCTTCCGCTCTTCGGGAGATTCTCAATCCGCGGTGA
- a CDS encoding phosphoglycerate kinase, whose protein sequence is MRTIDSLGDLAGKKVFVRSDFNVPLDKDKNITDDGRIRAALPTLTCLIDAGAKVIVSAHLGRPKGEVNPEYSLAPVAARLSELLGKDVKLAEDTVGESAKQLTAEMADGDVVLLENVRFDPRESSKVDAEREELAGEYAALADAFVSDGFGVVHRKQASVYDIAKVLPSAAGELVFKEIDSLSKATKDPARPYTVILGGSKVSDKLGVIDNLLDKADRLLIGGGMAYTFLKAMGNEVGTSLLEEDFVEKAGEYLKKAKDAGVEMLVPVDNVTAPEFNADAPASIYDTGEMPAEEMGLDIGPKTREGYAAAIADSKTVVWNGPMGVFEFPAFANGTKAIAEAMEKAEGFTIVGGGDSAAAVRNLGFDEAKFDHISTGGGASLEYLEGKELPGIAVLED, encoded by the coding sequence ATGAGGACCATTGATTCGCTCGGCGATCTCGCCGGCAAGAAGGTTTTTGTGCGTTCGGATTTTAACGTTCCGCTCGACAAAGACAAGAACATTACCGATGACGGCCGCATCCGCGCTGCGCTGCCGACTCTGACCTGCCTGATTGACGCGGGCGCGAAGGTTATCGTCTCCGCTCATCTCGGTCGCCCGAAGGGTGAGGTTAATCCGGAGTACTCGCTTGCTCCGGTCGCGGCTCGTCTCAGCGAGCTTCTGGGCAAGGATGTCAAGCTTGCTGAAGACACGGTCGGCGAGTCAGCTAAGCAGCTGACTGCTGAGATGGCTGACGGCGACGTCGTCCTGCTCGAGAACGTCCGCTTTGATCCGCGTGAGTCGTCCAAGGTGGACGCGGAGCGTGAGGAACTGGCTGGCGAGTACGCAGCTCTCGCGGATGCTTTCGTTTCGGATGGCTTCGGCGTCGTTCATCGCAAGCAGGCTTCCGTTTACGACATCGCCAAGGTGCTTCCGAGCGCTGCAGGCGAGCTTGTCTTCAAGGAGATCGACTCCCTGTCCAAGGCAACGAAGGATCCTGCTCGTCCGTACACCGTAATCCTCGGCGGTTCTAAAGTTTCTGACAAGCTAGGCGTCATTGACAACCTACTCGACAAGGCCGATCGTCTCCTGATCGGTGGCGGCATGGCCTACACCTTCCTCAAGGCAATGGGCAACGAGGTAGGCACCTCGCTGCTTGAGGAGGACTTCGTGGAAAAGGCTGGCGAGTACCTGAAGAAGGCCAAGGACGCCGGCGTCGAGATGCTTGTTCCGGTCGACAACGTGACTGCCCCCGAGTTCAACGCCGACGCACCGGCTTCCATCTACGACACGGGCGAGATGCCTGCAGAGGAGATGGGCCTCGACATCGGTCCGAAGACTCGCGAAGGCTACGCCGCCGCGATTGCTGACTCCAAGACCGTAGTCTGGAATGGCCCGATGGGCGTCTTTGAGTTCCCGGCTTTCGCCAACGGCACCAAGGCGATCGCCGAGGCCATGGAGAAGGCTGAAGGCTTCACGATTGTCGGCGGTGGTGACTCCGCCGCAGCAGTTCGCAACCTCGGCTTTGACGAGGCGAAGTTTGACCACATTTCCACTGGTGGTGGCGCCTCCCTCGAGTACCTCGAGGGCAAGGAGCTGCCCGGCATCGCAGTTTTGGAGGACTAA
- the gap gene encoding type I glyceraldehyde-3-phosphate dehydrogenase translates to MTIKVGINGFGRIGRNLTRAALAQGADIEIVAVNDLTDNKTLAHLLKYDSILGTLDEDVTYTDEEIKLGDHTIKAFAERDPANLPWGELGVDIVIESTGRFTNAEDAKKHIEAGAKKVLISAPAKNEDITIVMGVNDADYDAAKHTIISNASCTTNCLAPMAKVLNDEFGIVKGLMTTVHAYTADQNLMDGPHKDLRRARAAALSIIPTSTGAAKAVALVLPELKGKFDGYALRVPTPTGSATDLTFECEREVTVEEINAAIKKAAEGDLKGILKYTEDPIVSKDIETDPHSSIFDAGLTKVIGNQVKVVSWYDNEWGYSNRLVDLAVLVGKSL, encoded by the coding sequence GTGACCATTAAGGTTGGAATCAACGGATTTGGCCGTATCGGCCGTAACTTGACCCGTGCAGCTCTTGCACAGGGCGCGGATATCGAGATTGTTGCTGTCAACGATCTGACCGACAACAAGACCCTCGCTCACCTGCTGAAGTACGACTCGATCCTCGGCACCCTTGACGAGGACGTCACCTACACCGACGAAGAGATCAAGCTCGGCGATCACACCATCAAGGCTTTCGCAGAGCGCGATCCTGCCAACCTCCCGTGGGGCGAGCTCGGTGTTGACATCGTTATCGAGTCGACCGGTCGTTTCACGAACGCCGAGGATGCAAAGAAGCATATCGAGGCTGGCGCCAAGAAGGTTCTCATCTCCGCTCCGGCGAAGAACGAGGACATCACCATCGTTATGGGTGTTAACGACGCCGATTACGACGCCGCCAAGCACACCATCATCTCGAACGCTTCCTGCACCACCAACTGCCTCGCTCCGATGGCAAAGGTTCTCAACGATGAGTTCGGCATTGTCAAGGGTCTCATGACTACGGTTCACGCCTACACTGCCGACCAGAACCTGATGGACGGCCCGCACAAGGATCTGCGTCGCGCCCGCGCCGCCGCCCTGTCGATCATCCCGACCTCCACCGGTGCCGCCAAGGCTGTCGCCCTCGTCCTCCCGGAGCTCAAGGGCAAGTTCGATGGCTACGCTCTGCGCGTTCCGACCCCCACGGGTTCGGCCACCGACCTCACCTTCGAGTGCGAGCGCGAGGTCACTGTCGAGGAGATTAACGCCGCTATCAAGAAGGCCGCTGAGGGCGATCTCAAGGGCATCCTGAAGTACACCGAGGATCCGATCGTCTCGAAGGATATCGAGACCGATCCGCACTCCTCGATCTTCGATGCCGGCCTGACCAAGGTCATCGGCAACCAGGTCAAGGTTGTTTCGTGGTACGACAACGAGTGGGGCTACTCGAACCGCCTCGTTGATCTTGCTGTCCTTGTTGGCAAGTCGCTCTAA
- the uvrC gene encoding excinuclease ABC subunit UvrC: MANPESYRPRTSDIPKDPGVYRFIDPDDRVIYVGKAKNLRQRLQNYFQDPDLLHPRTRQMVFTAVRVEWVVVGSEIEALTLEYSWIKEFTPRFNVMYRDDKSYPYLAITMTEEYPRVMVTRNAHKRGDRYYGPYTKVWAVRDSLDQLLRVFPIRSCSAGTFRGAQRAGRPCLLGYIGKCSAPCVGRVSAEEHRDIAQQMVRFLDGTGEDLIREKKQDMLKAAAELDFERAGRLRDDIRALEVVAERNTVVLDSSVDADVFGLVFDELEASVQVFFVRGGRIRGQRGWISAIEDADGAGLVSQLLIQVYGEYSQARTGRKAKARATSVDDVAHTAATELPREIWVPTLPDDDALVTWLSDLRGANVALKIPQRGAKAQLMETVNTNAAQALQRHKLARAGDITERSQALEELRDGLGLERAPLRIEGYDISHTQGTNQVGSMVVFEDGLAKKSDYRHYIIRGDDGAGARDDTAAMDEVLRRRLKRLAEDQEGSPSEGKSADTASKPRFAYRPDLIVVDGGLPQVNAAQRVVEELGANVAVIGLAKRLEEIWIPGMDFPVILSRTSPALRLLQHLRDESHRFAITFHRKKRAAAMTRSALDDIAGLGPAKQAALLKHFKSVARIKAASIVDLQAVAGIGPALATTIYTHFAGNSDEKLAR; this comes from the coding sequence ATGGCCAACCCTGAGAGCTATCGCCCCAGGACGAGCGATATCCCGAAGGATCCGGGCGTCTATCGTTTCATCGATCCAGACGACCGGGTAATTTACGTGGGAAAAGCGAAGAACCTTCGCCAGCGTCTGCAAAACTATTTTCAGGACCCTGATCTGCTTCATCCGCGCACGCGTCAGATGGTATTCACCGCCGTGCGCGTGGAGTGGGTCGTGGTGGGCAGTGAGATCGAAGCTCTCACTCTGGAGTATTCATGGATCAAGGAGTTTACGCCGCGCTTCAACGTGATGTATCGCGACGACAAATCCTATCCCTACCTCGCCATCACGATGACTGAGGAGTATCCGCGCGTCATGGTCACCCGCAACGCGCACAAGCGAGGTGATCGTTACTACGGCCCATACACGAAGGTGTGGGCCGTGCGCGACTCGCTCGACCAGCTCCTACGCGTTTTTCCGATTCGCTCGTGCAGTGCTGGCACATTTCGGGGCGCGCAGCGCGCTGGCAGACCGTGCCTACTTGGATACATCGGTAAGTGTTCGGCTCCGTGCGTGGGGCGCGTGAGTGCCGAGGAACACCGCGATATCGCGCAACAGATGGTGCGTTTCCTCGACGGCACGGGGGAGGATCTCATCCGGGAAAAGAAGCAGGATATGCTCAAAGCCGCTGCTGAGCTTGACTTTGAGCGTGCGGGGCGCCTGCGCGATGACATCCGTGCGCTCGAAGTGGTTGCCGAGCGCAATACCGTGGTTCTCGACTCGAGTGTTGACGCCGACGTCTTCGGCCTCGTCTTCGACGAGCTCGAGGCTTCTGTCCAAGTGTTTTTCGTCCGCGGTGGGCGCATACGCGGTCAACGCGGATGGATCTCGGCGATTGAGGACGCGGACGGAGCCGGCCTGGTCAGCCAGCTCCTCATTCAGGTCTATGGTGAGTACAGCCAGGCCCGCACTGGCCGGAAGGCGAAGGCGCGTGCCACGTCAGTTGACGACGTCGCCCACACCGCCGCCACTGAGCTTCCTCGGGAGATCTGGGTACCGACGCTTCCCGACGACGATGCCCTCGTCACGTGGCTATCTGATTTACGTGGCGCGAATGTGGCTCTCAAGATTCCGCAGCGGGGCGCTAAGGCGCAACTGATGGAGACGGTCAACACCAACGCTGCCCAGGCGCTACAACGCCACAAGCTTGCGCGCGCAGGGGATATCACGGAGCGCTCCCAGGCGCTTGAAGAACTTCGCGACGGGCTCGGCCTTGAGCGGGCTCCGCTGCGTATCGAAGGTTACGACATCTCGCACACCCAGGGCACCAACCAGGTCGGGTCAATGGTCGTTTTTGAGGATGGCCTGGCCAAAAAGTCCGACTATCGTCACTACATTATCCGTGGCGATGACGGGGCGGGCGCGCGCGATGACACCGCTGCAATGGATGAGGTGTTGCGGCGTCGTCTCAAACGGCTCGCCGAGGATCAGGAGGGCAGCCCATCGGAGGGGAAATCGGCGGACACCGCATCGAAACCGCGATTCGCGTACCGTCCCGATCTCATCGTGGTCGACGGCGGGTTGCCGCAGGTGAATGCTGCGCAGCGGGTTGTTGAGGAGTTAGGGGCCAATGTCGCGGTGATTGGGCTGGCCAAGCGTTTAGAGGAGATCTGGATTCCGGGGATGGATTTCCCTGTGATCCTTTCGCGCACTTCCCCGGCGCTGCGGCTGCTCCAGCATCTTCGCGATGAGTCCCACCGCTTTGCCATCACGTTCCACCGTAAAAAGCGCGCGGCGGCGATGACGCGCTCGGCTCTCGACGACATCGCCGGACTAGGGCCAGCCAAGCAGGCCGCGTTACTCAAACATTTCAAGTCGGTGGCGCGGATAAAGGCTGCGAGTATCGTAGATCTCCAGGCAGTGGCCGGTATCGGGCCGGCACTGGCGACGACGATCTACACTCACTTTGCAGGAAACTCGGATGAAAAACTGGCACGATAG
- the uvrA gene encoding excinuclease ABC subunit UvrA translates to MHDHIHIQGAREHNLRNVTLDIPRDKMAVFTGLSGSGKSSLAFDTIFAEGQRRYVESLSAYARQFLGQMDKPDVDFIEGLSPAVSIDQKSTNRNPRSTVGTITEVYDYLRLLYARAGTQYCPVCGERIEAQSAEKIVDRLLRLEEGTRFQILAPVVRGRKGEHVDVFRQLGADGYSRARVDGELIRLSEPPTLAKTKKHNIDVVVDRLAIREGMRARLNDSVETALRLADGRLIVDFVDRDADDPLRTRKFSEYRSCPNEHVLEIEEIEPRTFSFNAPYGSCPDCDGIGYTVQVSEDLVIGDEDLTLDEGAIIPWSTTASGPARDYHMRQLEGLGEQLGFDLNTKWKDIPREAQDAILNGHNFKVKMKYRNRWGREKVYSSGFEGVLHFVKRKHEETSSEWSRERYEGFMREVTCQTCGGARLRPEVLAVRVGELNIFELTEMSIGDAHEYLANLELGERERKIADAVLKEILERLSFLVTVGLDYLTLSRSAGTLSGGEAQRIRLATQIGAGLVGVLYVLDEPSIGLHQRDNEKLLSALLRLRDLGNTLIVVEHDEDTIRAADWVVDIGPRAGEHGGKVVYSGEPAGLLECEDSLTGAYLKGTQKIEVPAKRRRTYKTKQIEVTGARENNLQNIDVKFPIGVMTAVTGVSGSGKSSLVNTILYRVLANKLNRAQSLPGKHGKVKGLEGLDKVVHVDQSPIGRTPRSNPATYTGMWDPIRKLFAETEEAKIRGYGPGRFSFNVKGGRCEACAGDGTLKIEMNFLPDVYVPCEVCHGTRYNRETLEVHYKGKNVAEVLDMTISQAREFFSSVTRITKYLEVLENVGLGYIKLGQPATTLSGGEAQRVKLASELHRRSTGRTVYMLDEPTTGLHFEDVRKLLGVLQELADKGNTIIVIEHNLDVIKSADWVIDLGPEGGKGGGMLVAEGTPEEVALVEGSHTGKYLKPILKKAGTLEVD, encoded by the coding sequence GTGCACGATCATATTCACATCCAAGGCGCCCGCGAACACAATCTCCGCAACGTCACGCTGGATATTCCGCGTGACAAGATGGCAGTTTTTACCGGACTATCTGGTTCGGGGAAATCATCGTTGGCCTTCGACACGATCTTTGCGGAAGGCCAGCGGCGTTACGTCGAATCGCTGTCCGCCTACGCGCGCCAATTCCTCGGACAGATGGACAAACCAGATGTGGATTTCATCGAGGGGCTCTCGCCTGCTGTGTCTATCGATCAAAAATCTACGAACCGCAATCCGCGCTCCACGGTTGGCACGATTACCGAAGTCTATGACTATCTGCGCCTTCTGTATGCGCGTGCCGGTACACAATACTGCCCTGTGTGCGGGGAGCGCATTGAGGCACAGAGCGCCGAAAAGATCGTGGATCGCTTGCTGCGCCTCGAAGAGGGCACGCGCTTTCAGATTCTTGCTCCAGTGGTTCGCGGACGCAAGGGAGAACACGTTGACGTTTTCCGGCAACTCGGCGCTGACGGTTACTCGCGTGCACGAGTGGACGGCGAACTTATTCGGCTGAGCGAGCCGCCCACGCTCGCTAAGACGAAGAAGCATAATATCGACGTCGTCGTGGATCGCCTCGCGATCCGTGAAGGGATGCGCGCACGTCTCAACGATTCTGTGGAAACCGCGTTACGCCTGGCCGACGGGCGGTTGATTGTGGACTTTGTCGATCGCGACGCCGACGACCCGCTGCGCACACGGAAGTTTTCCGAGTATCGTTCCTGCCCGAACGAACACGTGCTCGAAATCGAAGAGATCGAACCTCGTACCTTCTCTTTCAACGCTCCCTACGGCTCGTGTCCAGATTGTGATGGCATCGGCTACACGGTACAAGTATCTGAAGACTTGGTCATCGGCGATGAGGATCTCACCCTCGATGAAGGCGCGATCATACCGTGGTCAACTACCGCATCTGGCCCAGCGCGCGACTATCACATGCGCCAGCTTGAGGGCTTGGGTGAGCAACTCGGTTTCGATCTGAATACGAAGTGGAAGGATATTCCCCGAGAGGCGCAAGACGCGATCCTCAATGGTCACAACTTCAAGGTAAAGATGAAGTACCGCAATCGCTGGGGGCGCGAAAAGGTATATTCGTCCGGCTTCGAGGGTGTGTTGCACTTCGTTAAACGCAAGCACGAGGAAACGAGTTCCGAGTGGTCGCGCGAACGCTACGAGGGCTTCATGCGCGAGGTCACCTGCCAGACATGCGGGGGAGCACGACTTCGCCCAGAAGTGCTCGCCGTGCGGGTAGGAGAACTGAACATCTTCGAGCTGACGGAAATGTCGATCGGAGACGCACACGAATACCTTGCCAACCTGGAATTGGGCGAGCGCGAGCGCAAGATTGCCGACGCCGTCCTCAAAGAGATCCTTGAGCGGCTCAGCTTCCTCGTCACCGTGGGGTTGGACTACCTCACCCTCTCTCGATCCGCCGGCACGCTCTCAGGCGGCGAGGCACAGCGTATTCGGCTGGCCACCCAGATCGGAGCCGGGCTTGTCGGCGTGCTTTACGTGTTAGACGAACCGTCTATCGGCCTGCATCAACGCGACAACGAGAAACTGCTTTCAGCTTTGTTACGGCTGCGCGATCTAGGTAACACACTCATCGTCGTTGAGCACGACGAGGACACGATCCGCGCGGCGGACTGGGTGGTCGACATCGGCCCGCGCGCCGGCGAGCACGGAGGTAAAGTGGTCTACTCGGGTGAGCCTGCGGGTTTACTCGAATGCGAAGACTCCCTGACGGGTGCCTACCTAAAGGGAACGCAGAAGATCGAGGTGCCGGCAAAACGGCGTCGTACATATAAGACCAAGCAGATTGAAGTGACGGGCGCGCGGGAGAACAACCTCCAAAACATCGACGTGAAGTTCCCGATCGGGGTGATGACAGCGGTCACGGGCGTATCCGGCTCAGGTAAGTCCTCGCTCGTCAACACCATCCTCTATCGCGTGCTCGCGAACAAGCTCAACCGCGCTCAGTCTCTCCCCGGCAAACACGGCAAGGTCAAGGGCCTGGAGGGCCTCGACAAGGTCGTGCACGTAGATCAGTCACCCATCGGGCGCACTCCGCGCTCGAACCCAGCCACGTACACGGGCATGTGGGATCCGATTCGCAAGCTCTTCGCGGAGACAGAGGAGGCGAAGATCCGTGGGTATGGTCCGGGGCGCTTCTCCTTCAACGTCAAGGGCGGCAGATGTGAGGCCTGCGCGGGCGATGGCACGCTGAAGATCGAGATGAACTTTCTCCCCGACGTCTACGTACCCTGCGAGGTCTGCCACGGCACGCGCTACAATCGCGAAACCCTCGAGGTCCACTACAAGGGAAAGAACGTCGCCGAAGTGCTCGACATGACGATCTCGCAAGCGCGGGAATTTTTCTCCTCGGTTACCCGGATCACGAAGTACCTTGAGGTGCTGGAGAATGTGGGACTCGGCTATATCAAGCTTGGCCAACCGGCTACCACGCTTTCGGGTGGCGAAGCGCAGCGCGTCAAACTCGCCTCGGAGCTTCACCGCCGCTCAACTGGCCGGACGGTCTACATGCTCGATGAGCCAACCACCGGCTTGCATTTCGAGGACGTGCGCAAGCTACTCGGTGTCCTGCAAGAGCTTGCAGACAAGGGCAATACGATCATTGTCATCGAGCATAACCTCGACGTCATCAAATCGGCCGATTGGGTGATCGATCTCGGTCCCGAAGGAGGCAAGGGTGGCGGTATGCTCGTTGCTGAAGGCACGCCCGAGGAAGTGGCCCTTGTGGAGGGCTCCCACACGGGCAAGTACCTCAAGCCGATCCTGAAGAAGGCAGGAACGCTGGAGGTGGACTGA
- the whiA gene encoding DNA-binding protein WhiA, which yields MPALTVTVKDELSAVYPRVASSMTAEVSVMFRFAGGLQINGGVVTLQAELDHPGAARHLCELIKAVFSIDADLVVVKNSSRAGNTYVVRITQNGERVARRLGLLDTHGRPVRGLPPQIVGGTKADAASAWRGAFLARGSLMEPGRNAALEVTCPSLEAAYGIGGLARRLDSPYRAREARGAFRVDIREGDAISDMLTRMGCHDAVLLWEELRTEREVHGQANRLANFDDANMRRSADAAVVAVIRVKRAFEILGEDVPDNLREVGQFRMEFPEDSLNMLGDRLNPPATKDAVAGRLRRLNTMADKRAAELHIPDTMDAVAEAQRRG from the coding sequence ATGCCGGCCTTGACCGTCACCGTTAAAGACGAACTGTCAGCGGTTTATCCGCGCGTTGCTTCGTCAATGACTGCTGAAGTCTCGGTGATGTTTAGATTTGCGGGTGGCCTGCAGATCAACGGAGGAGTGGTCACGCTCCAGGCGGAGCTCGATCATCCGGGTGCCGCTCGCCATTTGTGTGAGCTCATTAAGGCTGTTTTTTCCATCGATGCGGATCTCGTCGTCGTGAAGAATTCTAGCCGTGCCGGTAACACGTATGTCGTGCGCATTACGCAAAATGGTGAGCGGGTGGCGCGTCGCTTGGGTCTGCTGGATACGCACGGTCGACCTGTGCGTGGCTTGCCGCCGCAGATCGTCGGTGGCACGAAGGCCGATGCCGCGTCGGCTTGGCGGGGGGCTTTCCTTGCACGCGGTTCGCTGATGGAGCCGGGGCGCAACGCGGCACTGGAAGTGACCTGCCCATCGCTTGAGGCGGCTTACGGCATTGGAGGGCTCGCTCGGCGGCTCGATAGTCCTTACCGGGCTCGTGAGGCGCGTGGAGCCTTTCGAGTCGATATCCGTGAAGGTGATGCCATCTCGGATATGCTCACCCGGATGGGCTGCCACGACGCCGTGCTGTTGTGGGAGGAACTGCGCACTGAACGAGAGGTTCACGGCCAGGCGAACCGTCTCGCTAATTTCGATGATGCCAATATGCGTCGTTCTGCCGATGCCGCTGTCGTTGCGGTCATTAGGGTAAAACGCGCTTTCGAGATTCTCGGTGAGGATGTGCCGGATAACCTGCGTGAAGTAGGGCAGTTCCGGATGGAGTTCCCTGAGGATTCACTCAACATGTTGGGAGATCGGTTAAACCCGCCAGCAACCAAGGATGCGGTGGCTGGGCGCCTACGTCGTCTTAACACGATGGCCGACAAGCGTGCGGCAGAACTGCATATTCCCGACACAATGGACGCAGTTGCCGAGGCTCAGCGCAGGGGATAA
- the rapZ gene encoding RNase adapter RapZ yields MKINRDDVNDTGKIPRLVPKLDREAELPVTEIPEILIITGMSGAGRSRAAATLEDIGWYVVDNLPPRLLSALAGLMSPVDGKSVRRLAAVVDVRSREYFQELVHVLDQLQERKQDYRIMFLDASDEVLVRRYESVRRPHPLQGDGRLLDGIQLEREVLAQLRNRADVYIDTSALSVHDLSRKIRQNLQEVGEDDPHLTVMSFGFKYGLPMDADHVADVRFLPNPYWVTELRHLTGKDQPVSEFVLNIAGAEEFIAGYADLIDPILEGYRHELKPYVTIAIGCTGGKHRSVAMTEKMAELMRERGHSVRVYHRDLGRE; encoded by the coding sequence ATGAAGATCAATCGCGACGACGTCAACGACACCGGTAAGATCCCGCGGCTTGTGCCTAAGCTCGATCGTGAGGCGGAGCTGCCAGTTACCGAGATCCCCGAGATCCTTATCATTACGGGCATGTCTGGCGCCGGACGCTCCCGCGCGGCGGCTACGCTCGAGGATATCGGGTGGTACGTCGTCGACAACCTGCCTCCGCGTTTGCTGAGCGCGCTCGCTGGCCTCATGTCGCCCGTTGACGGCAAGTCGGTGCGGCGGCTGGCCGCGGTTGTCGATGTGCGTTCGCGGGAGTACTTCCAGGAGCTCGTTCACGTGCTCGATCAGTTGCAGGAACGCAAGCAGGATTACCGGATTATGTTCCTCGATGCGTCGGATGAGGTGCTTGTGCGGCGTTACGAGTCGGTGCGCAGACCGCATCCTCTGCAGGGGGATGGTCGACTTCTTGACGGTATTCAACTTGAGCGCGAGGTGCTCGCGCAGCTGCGCAACCGTGCGGATGTCTACATTGATACATCCGCGCTTTCTGTCCATGATTTGTCGCGTAAGATTCGCCAGAATCTGCAGGAGGTGGGCGAAGATGACCCGCACCTGACCGTCATGTCCTTTGGTTTCAAGTATGGCCTTCCGATGGATGCCGATCATGTGGCGGATGTGCGCTTCCTGCCCAATCCATACTGGGTGACCGAGCTTCGCCATCTCACGGGCAAGGACCAGCCGGTGTCGGAGTTTGTACTGAACATTGCTGGTGCCGAGGAGTTCATTGCGGGCTATGCGGATCTGATCGACCCAATTCTTGAGGGCTATCGCCATGAGCTTAAACCGTATGTGACCATCGCGATCGGATGCACGGGAGGTAAACATCGCTCGGTTGCGATGACGGAGAAGATGGCCGAACTGATGCGCGAGCGGGGTCATTCTGTGCGGGTTTATCACCGAGACCTGGGGCGCGAATAA
- a CDS encoding YciI family protein, with protein sequence MAIYAVRYTYTDDLDALAEIRPAHREFLKSLFDQGNLLASGPLEGNGALLIVDADDAVGALAVVDADPFNSACLIADREVLEWTQIYGPWA encoded by the coding sequence ATGGCTATTTACGCAGTTCGATACACCTACACAGATGATCTTGACGCTCTTGCTGAGATCCGTCCCGCCCACCGCGAGTTTCTCAAGTCACTTTTCGACCAGGGCAACCTGCTGGCGTCCGGCCCGCTAGAGGGAAATGGTGCGCTCCTGATCGTTGATGCCGACGACGCCGTCGGGGCACTCGCCGTAGTCGATGCGGACCCGTTCAATTCGGCTTGTCTCATCGCCGATCGTGAGGTACTCGAGTGGACCCAGATCTATGGCCCCTGGGCGTAG